A single genomic interval of Stieleria maiorica harbors:
- a CDS encoding homogentisate 1,2-dioxygenase yields MPFYHQLGEVPRKRHTVWRQTSGDLYHEHVMGSFGFSGPESLLYHLRPPTTVCRSKTLAKIDWKSDPDETLRMRHFQLAELPTVDSATLQRTVLLFNHHLSLSMVRPTVDDDFFYRNGQGDEVIYVSEGSGVLQSLMGELAFRQGDYIVIPRGILYRLQLTDGPWRLLIIESAGQIAAPKRYRNEYGQLLEHSPYCERDIRPPQALPIHDETGEFRAVVKQNNLLTEMVLDHHPLDVVGWDGFYYPWALSIHDFEPITGSLHQPPPVHQTFAADGFVVCSFVPRLFDYHPDAVPAPYNHSNVMSDEVIYYANDQFMSRRGIDYGSLTLHPSGLPHGPHPGRAEASIGVQRTDELAVMLDTFHPLRVAREALASEDPDYARSWLL; encoded by the coding sequence ATGCCTTTTTATCACCAGCTCGGCGAAGTCCCTCGAAAGCGACACACCGTCTGGCGGCAGACGTCCGGTGATCTGTACCACGAACACGTGATGGGCAGCTTCGGTTTCTCAGGCCCCGAGTCGCTGCTCTATCACCTCCGCCCACCGACCACCGTTTGCCGTTCAAAGACACTGGCAAAGATCGACTGGAAATCCGATCCCGATGAAACGTTAAGGATGCGGCACTTCCAACTCGCCGAGCTGCCGACCGTCGACAGTGCAACGCTGCAGCGAACCGTGTTGTTGTTCAATCATCATCTGTCTCTGTCGATGGTTCGCCCGACCGTCGACGACGACTTTTTTTATCGCAACGGCCAGGGCGACGAAGTCATCTACGTCAGCGAAGGATCCGGTGTCCTCCAGTCGTTGATGGGGGAATTGGCATTCCGGCAGGGAGATTACATCGTCATCCCGCGCGGAATTCTGTATCGGTTGCAACTGACCGATGGGCCCTGGCGACTGTTGATCATCGAATCCGCCGGACAGATCGCCGCCCCCAAGCGATATCGCAACGAGTACGGACAACTGCTCGAACACAGTCCGTACTGTGAACGCGACATTCGCCCGCCACAGGCGTTGCCCATCCACGATGAAACGGGGGAGTTCCGCGCGGTGGTCAAGCAAAACAACCTGTTGACCGAAATGGTCTTGGACCATCACCCGTTGGACGTTGTCGGTTGGGACGGCTTTTATTACCCCTGGGCGCTCTCGATCCACGACTTCGAACCGATCACCGGCAGTTTGCACCAACCGCCGCCGGTGCACCAGACGTTCGCCGCTGACGGATTTGTGGTCTGTTCCTTCGTGCCACGCCTTTTCGACTATCACCCCGATGCCGTTCCCGCTCCGTACAACCATTCCAATGTGATGAGCGATGAAGTGATCTATTACGCCAACGACCAATTCATGAGTCGGCGCGGGATCGATTACGGTTCGCTCACGCTGCATCCGTCGGGGCTGCCGCACGGGCCGCATCCGGGCCGCGCCGAGGCGTCGATCGGGGTTCAACGCACCGACGAATTGGCCGTGATGCTGGACACGTTTCATCCCCTGCGCGTCGCGCGGGAGGCACTGGCGTCGGAAGACCCCGATTACGCTCGTTCCTGGTTGCTGTGA